One segment of Rosa chinensis cultivar Old Blush chromosome 6, RchiOBHm-V2, whole genome shotgun sequence DNA contains the following:
- the LOC112171688 gene encoding cysteine protease RD19A, translated as MDRILSLFLFSSLLFFLARADVDGGDPLIRQVVDGGDDEAPRHHHHHHDHDGEQMLGAEHHFSLFKRKFGKSYASQEEHDYRFEVFKTNMRRAKRHQRMDPTAQHGVTRFSDLTPAEFRRSHLGLRGLRLPADANTAPILPTENLPEDFDWREHGAVTEVKNQGSCGSCWSFSTTGALEGAHFLATGELVSLSEQQLVDCDHECDPEEAGSCDAGCNGGLMNSAFEYTLKAGGLMKEKDYPYTGTDRGTCKFDKTKIAAKVSNFSVVSLDEDQIAANLVKNGPLAVAINAVFMQTYVGGVSCPYICSKRLDHGVLLVGYGASAYAPVRMKEKPYWIIKNSWGENWGEKGFYKICRGRNICGVDSMVSTVAAVEL; from the exons ATGGAtcgaattctctctctcttcctcttctcttctctcctcttcttcctcgctCGCGCTGACGTGGACGGTGGCGATCCGTTGATCCGTCAAGTCGTGGACGGCGGCGATGATGAAGCCCCTcgccaccatcaccaccaccacgatCACGACGGCGAACAGATGCTCGGAGCCGAGCACCACTTCTCGCTGTTCAAGCGCAAATTCGGCAAGTCGTACGCGAGCCAGGAGGAGCACGACTACAGGTTCGAGGTGTTCAAGACCAACATGAGGAGGGCCAAGAGGCACCAGCGAATGGACCCCACGGCCCAACACGGCGTCACTCGGTTCTCCGATTTGACTCCGGCCGAGTTCAGGAGAAGCCATTTGGGGCTCCGAGGGCTGAGGCTGCCGGCCGATGCCAACACCGCTCCGATTCTGCCTACCGAGAATCTGCCTGAGGATTTTGATTGGAGAGAGCATGGAGCTGTTACTGAAGTCAAAAATCAG GGTTCGTGCGGGTCGTGCTGGAGTTTCAGCACCACAGGAGCTTTGGAAGGTGCCCACTTCCTTGCGACTGGGGAGCTTGTGAGCCTCAGCGAGCAGCAGCTTGTGGATTGCGATCACGag TGCGATCCAGAGGAGGCAGGTTCATGCGACGCTGGTTGCAATGGTGGGCTCATGAACAGTGCCTTTGAGTACACACTCAAAGCTGGTGGACTTATGAAGGAAAAAGATTATCCATACACTGGTACTGATCGTGGAACCTGCAAGTTTGACAAGACCAAAATTGCAGCCAAAGTTTCCAACTTCAGTGTTGTCTCCCTTGATGAAGATCAAATTGCTGCCAATCTTGTTAAGAATGGCCCTCTTGCTG TGGCTATTAATGCTGTGTTCATGCAAACATATGTTGGTGGAGTGTCATGCCCCTACATTTGCTCAAAGAGGTTGGACCATGGAGTTTTGTTAGTTGGTTATGGTGCGTCTGCCTACGCACCCGTCAGAATGAAGGAGAAGCCATACTGGATCATAAAGAACTCATGGGGCGAGAACTGGGGAGAGAAGGGATTCTACAAAATCTGCAGGGGCCGTAATATCTGTGGCGTGGACTCCATGGTTTCAACTGTTGCTGCAGTTGAGCTATAG